The Cryptomeria japonica unplaced genomic scaffold, Sugi_1.0 HiC_scaffold_116, whole genome shotgun sequence genome contains a region encoding:
- the LOC131865678 gene encoding aspartic proteinase nepenthesin-1-like → MGRSKLLGFVVLICFTIPTISCSSDRLFSGWPKSSSDENVKIRVNMTRRSERVLGFSERLGLAVDRSKKRMKKIEALIRGQLDAETPVEVGDGEFLMSVALGTPSVSFEAIVDTGSDLIWTQCKPCKDCFSQPTPIFDPSKSPTFSTIPCGDSLCDALGSTQTGCNPDCTFMYQYGFGSFTSGDLAYETLSIGSSKVKGIAFGCGHDNEGQGFSQGGGLVGLGRGGLSLISQLGSKAENMFSYCLSPITDSSSQTSPLFFGEGASLSGGAKTLPLIKSRIIPTFWYIPITGITLNGKALDISPGTFDLQSDGSGGMIIDSGTTVTILDQAAYSPLKEAIQSAIDLTPVDGSSTGLDLCYHTSSAHLTLPTLVFNFKGGVDYELPADNFFIQASENLLCLAMFGEQSGNPSIFGNIQQQNFHILYNNAQNTLSFKPTKCDSL, encoded by the coding sequence atggggCGTTCAAAGCTGTTGGGTTTTGTGGTCTTGATATGCTTTACTATTCCAACGATATCATGTTCTTCGGACAGACTGTTTAGTGGTTGGCCGAAGTCTAGCAGcgatgaaaatgtaaaaataaggGTGAATATGACGCGCAGATCAGAGAGAGTGTTGGGTTTTTCTGAGAGATTGGGTTTGGCTGTGGATCGAAGTAAGAAGCGAATGAAGAAGATAGAGGCATTGATAAGAGGGCAATTAGACGCTGAAACGCCCGTTGAAGTAGGGGATGGAGAATTTCTGATGAGCGTTGCACTGGGAACGCCCTCTGTGAGCTTCGAAGCGATTGTGGACACGGGGAGCGATCTGATTTGGACTCAGTGCAAGCCTTGCAAGGACTGCTTCTCTCAGCCTACGCCAATCTTCGACCCCTCCAAGTCCCCCACATTTTCCACAATTCCCTGCGGTGATTCTCTTTGTGACGCCTTGGGGAGTACACAAACCGGATGCAATCCAGATTGTACCTTTATGTATCAGTATGGCTTTGGTTCCTTCACCAGCGGCGACCTGGCTTACGAGACATTGTCAATTGGGAGCAGCAAGGTTAAAGGCATTGcatttggatgcgggcatgacaacGAAGGACAAGGATTCTCTCAGGGTGGTGGCCTTGTGGGACTGGGAAGAGGTGGTCTCTCCCTTATCTCACAGCTGGGTTCCAAAGCAGAGAACATGTTCTCTTACTGTCTTTCGCCCATCACCGACTCTTCTTCACAAACCAGCCCCCTCTTTTTCGGCGAGGGTGCTTCCTTGAGCGGAGGAGCCAAGACTCTCCCACTCATCAAGAGCCGTATCATTCCCACTTTCTGGTACATTCCTATTACAGGAATcaccctcaatggtaaggcactagATATTTCTCCTGGAACTTTCGATCTGCAATCGGACGGCAGCGGAGGTATGATCATCGACTCCGGAACCACTGTTACCATCCTGGACCAGGCTGCCTACTCTCCTCTTAAGGAAGCAATTCAGTCCGCCATTGATCTCACTCCTGTAGACGGGTCTTCTACAGGTTTGGATCTTTGTTACCACACATCATCCGCTCACCTCACCTTGCCAACCCTCGTCTTCAACTTCAAAGGCGGCGTGGATTACGAGCTTCCGGCAGACAACTTTTTCATTCAGGCATCTGAAAATCTCTTGTGCCTGGCAATGTTCGGTGAACAATCGGGGAATCCTTCCATCTTCGGAAACATACAGCAGCAAAACTTCCATATCCTTTACAACAATGCTCAGAACACGCTCTCTTTCAAGCCCACTAAGTGTGATTCTCTTTaa
- the LOC131865679 gene encoding aspartic proteinase nepenthesin-1-like, whose translation MGRSKLLGFVVLICFTIPTISCSSDRLFSGWPKSSSDENVKIRVNMTRRSERELGFSERLGLAVDRSKKRMKKIEALIRGQLDAETPVEVGDGEFLMSVALGTPSVSFEAIVDTGSDLIWTQCKPCKDCFSQPTPIFDPSKSSTFSTIPCGDSLCDALGSTQTGCNPDCTFMYQYGDGSFTSGDLAYETLSIGSSKVKGIAFGCGHDNEGQGFSQGGGLVGLGRGGLSLISQLGSTAENMFSYCLLPITDSSSQTSPLFFGEGASLSGGAKTLPLIKSSIIPTFWYIPITGITLNGKALDIPPGTFDLQSDGSGGMIIDSGTTVTILDQAAYSPLKEAIQSAIDLTPVDGSSTGLDLCYHTSSAHLTLPTLVFNFKGGVDYELPADNFFIQASENLLCLAMLGEPSGNPSIFGNIQQQNFHILYNNAQNTLSFKPTKCDSL comes from the coding sequence atggggCGTTCAAAGCTGTTGGGTTTTGTGGTCTTGATATGCTTTACTATTCCAACGATATCATGTTCTTCGGACAGACTGTTTAGTGGTTGGCCGAAGTCTAGCAGcgatgaaaatgtaaaaataaggGTGAATATGACGCGCAGATCAGAGAGAGAGTTGGGTTTTTCTGAGAGATTGGGTTTGGCTGTGGATCGAAGTAAGAAGCGAATGAAGAAGATAGAGGCATTGATAAGAGGGCAATTAGACGCTGAAACGCCCGTTGAAGTAGGGGATGGAGAATTTCTGATGAGCGTTGCACTGGGAACGCCCTCTGTGAGCTTCGAAGCGATTGTGGACACGGGGAGCGATCTGATTTGGACTCAGTGCAAGCCTTGCAAGGACTGCTTCTCTCAGCCTACGCCAATCTTCGACCCCTCCAAGTCCAGCACATTTTCCACAATTCCCTGCGGTGATTCTCTTTGTGACGCCTTGGGGAGTACACAAACCGGATGCAATCCAGATTGTACCTTTATGTATCAGTATGGCGATGGTTCCTTCACCAGCGGCGACCTGGCTTACGAGACATTGTCAATTGGGAGCAGCAAGGTTAAAGGCATTGcatttggatgcgggcatgacaacGAAGGACAAGGATTCTCTCAGGGTGGTGGCCTTGTGGGACTGGGAAGAGGTGGTCTCTCCCTTATCTCACAGCTGGGTTCCACAGCAGAGAACATGTTCTCTTACTGTCTTTTGCCCATCACCGACTCTTCTTCACAAACCAGCCCCCTCTTTTTCGGCGAGGGTGCTTCCTTGAGCGGAGGAGCCAAGACTCTCCCACTCATCAAGAGCAGTATCATTCCCACTTTCTGGTACATTCCTATTACAGGAATcaccctcaatggtaaggcactagATATTCCTCCTGGAACTTTCGATCTGCAATCCGACGGCAGCGGAGGTATGATCATCGACTCCGGAACCACTGTTACCATTCTGGACCAGGCTGCCTACTCTCCTCTTAAGGAAGCAATTCAGTCCGCCATTGATCTCACTCCTGTAGACGGGTCTTCTACAGGTTTGGATCTTTGTTACCACACATCATCCGCTCACCTCACCTTGCCAACCCTCGTCTTCAACTTCAAAGGCGGCGTGGATTACGAGCTTCCGGCAGACAACTTTTTCATTCAGGCATCTGAAAATCTCTTGTGCCTGGCAATGTTGGGTGAACCATCGGGGAATCCTTCCATCTTCGGAAACATACAGCAGCAAAACTTCCATATCCTTTACAACAATGCTCAGAACACGCTCTCTTTCAAGCCCACTAAGTGTGATTCTCTTTaa
- the LOC131865677 gene encoding aspartic proteinase nepenthesin-1-like, whose translation MERSKLLGFVVLICFTIPTISCSSDRLFSGWPKSSSDENVKIRVNMTRRSERELGFSERLGLAVDRSKKRMKKIEALIRGQLDAETPVEVGDGEFVMSVALGTPSVSFEAIVDTGSDLIWTQCKPCKDCFSQPTPIFDPSKSPTFSTIPCGDSLCDALGSTQTGCNPDCTFMYQYGDGSFTSGDLAYETLSIGSSKVKGIAFGCGHDNEGQGFSQGGGLVGLGRGGLSLISQLGSKAENMFSYCLLPITDSSSQTSPLFFGEGASLSGGAKTLPLIKSRIIPTFWYIPITGITLNGKALDIPPGTFDLQSDGSGGMIIDSGTTVTILDQAAYSPLKEAIQSAIDLTPVDGSSTGLDLCYHTSSAHLTLPTLVFNFKGGVDYELPADNFFIQASENLLCLAMLGEPSGNPSIFGNIQQQNFHILYNNAQNTLSFKPTKCDSL comes from the coding sequence atggagCGTTCAAAGCTGTTGGGTTTTGTGGTCTTGATATGCTTTACTATTCCAACGATATCATGTTCTTCGGACAGACTGTTTAGTGGTTGGCCGAAGTCTAGCAGcgatgaaaatgtaaaaataaggGTGAATATGACGCGCAGATCAGAGAGAGAGTTGGGTTTTTCTGAGAGATTGGGTTTGGCTGTGGATCGAAGTAAGAAGCGAATGAAGAAGATAGAGGCATTGATAAGAGGGCAATTAGACGCTGAAACGCCCGTTGAAGTAGGGGATGGAGAATTTGTGATGAGCGTTGCACTGGGAACGCCCTCTGTGAGCTTCGAAGCGATTGTGGACACGGGGAGCGATCTGATTTGGACTCAGTGCAAGCCTTGCAAGGACTGCTTCTCTCAGCCTACGCCAATCTTCGACCCCTCCAAGTCCCCCACATTTTCCACAATTCCCTGCGGTGATTCTCTTTGTGACGCCTTGGGGAGTACACAAACCGGATGCAATCCAGATTGTACCTTTATGTATCAGTATGGCGATGGTTCCTTCACCAGCGGCGACCTGGCTTACGAGACATTGTCAATTGGGAGCAGCAAGGTTAAAGGCATTGcatttggatgcgggcatgacaacGAAGGACAAGGATTCTCTCAGGGTGGTGGCCTTGTGGGACTGGGAAGAGGTGGTCTCTCCCTTATCTCACAGCTGGGTTCCAAAGCAGAGAACATGTTCTCTTACTGTCTTTTGCCCATCACCGACTCTTCTTCACAAACCAGCCCCCTCTTTTTCGGCGAGGGTGCTTCCTTGAGCGGAGGAGCCAAGACTCTCCCACTCATCAAGAGCCGTATCATTCCCACTTTCTGGTACATTCCTATTACAGGAATcaccctcaatggtaaggcactagATATTCCTCCTGGAACTTTCGATCTGCAATCGGACGGCAGCGGAGGTATGATCATCGACTCCGGAACCACTGTTACCATCCTGGACCAGGCTGCCTACTCTCCTCTTAAGGAAGCAATTCAGTCCGCCATTGATCTCACTCCTGTAGACGGGTCTTCTACAGGTTTGGATCTTTGTTACCACACATCATCCGCTCACCTCACCTTGCCAACCCTCGTCTTCAACTTCAAAGGCGGCGTGGATTACGAGCTTCCGGCAGACAACTTTTTCATTCAGGCATCTGAAAATCTCTTGTGCCTGGCAATGTTGGGTGAACCATCGGGGAATCCTTCGATCTTCGGAAACATACAGCAGCAAAACTTCCATATCCTTTACAACAATGCTCAGAACACGCTCTCTTTCAAGCCCACTAAGTGTGATTCTCTTTaa